In a genomic window of Streptomyces koelreuteriae:
- a CDS encoding adenylate/guanylate cyclase domain-containing protein: protein MTVEDPDSGTDAQGADPGEDPLALRLEGLILGAERRYTPFQAARSAGVSMELASRFWRAMGFADIGQAKALTEADVLALRRLAGLVEAGLLSEAMAVQVARSTGQTTARLAEWQIDSFLEGLTEPPEPGMTRTEVTYPIVELLLPELEEFLVYVWRRQLAASAGRVVQAADDEEMVDRRLAVGFADLVGFTRLTRRMEEEELGELVEAFETTAADLVAANGGRLIKTLGDEVLYAADDAGIAAEIALRLIETMAHDETMPELRVGMAFGTVTTRMGDVFGTTVNLASRLTSIAPKDAVLVDTAFAEELIRTQDAPSSEAEAAEEAVAAEKEGEEPPEYRFALQPMWQRPVRGLGVVEPWLLTRRDLG, encoded by the coding sequence GTGACCGTCGAAGACCCGGATTCCGGTACGGACGCGCAGGGCGCCGACCCCGGCGAGGACCCGCTGGCCCTGCGCCTCGAAGGGCTCATTCTGGGGGCCGAGCGCCGGTACACCCCGTTTCAGGCGGCCCGTAGCGCCGGTGTCTCCATGGAGCTGGCCTCCCGCTTCTGGCGGGCGATGGGCTTCGCGGACATCGGGCAGGCCAAGGCCCTCACCGAGGCGGACGTCCTCGCCCTGCGGCGCCTCGCCGGTCTCGTCGAGGCGGGGCTGCTGAGCGAGGCGATGGCCGTACAGGTGGCCCGTTCCACCGGGCAGACCACCGCACGGCTCGCCGAGTGGCAGATCGACTCGTTCCTGGAGGGGCTGACCGAGCCGCCCGAGCCGGGCATGACCCGTACCGAGGTGACGTACCCGATCGTCGAGCTGCTCCTGCCCGAGCTGGAGGAGTTCCTCGTCTACGTCTGGCGGCGTCAGCTCGCCGCCTCGGCCGGACGGGTCGTGCAGGCCGCCGACGACGAGGAGATGGTCGACCGGCGTCTCGCCGTCGGCTTCGCGGACCTGGTCGGCTTCACCCGGCTCACCCGCCGCATGGAGGAGGAGGAGCTCGGCGAGCTGGTCGAGGCCTTCGAGACCACGGCCGCCGACCTGGTGGCCGCGAACGGCGGACGGCTGATCAAGACCCTCGGCGACGAGGTGCTGTACGCCGCCGACGACGCGGGCATCGCCGCCGAGATCGCCCTGCGGCTGATCGAGACCATGGCGCACGACGAGACGATGCCGGAGCTGCGCGTCGGCATGGCGTTCGGCACCGTCACCACCCGAATGGGCGATGTGTTCGGTACGACCGTGAATCTGGCCTCCCGGCTCACCTCGATAGCTCCGAAGGACGCCGTCCTCGTCGACACCGCCTTCGCCGAGGAGCTGATCCGCACGCAGGACGCGCCGTCCTCCGAGGCGGAGGCGGCCGAGGAGGCCGTCGCGGCGGAGAAGGAGGGCGAGGAGCCTCCGGAGTACCGGTTCGCGCTGCAGCCGATGTGGCAGCGGCCCGTGCGTGGGCTGGGCGTCGTGGAGCCGTGGCTGCTCACCCGGCGGGACCTGGGCTGA
- a CDS encoding biotin--[acetyl-CoA-carboxylase] ligase — translation MTPRDAAEPQEPNGSRWSDLDRPPLNVTALRRGLVREGGLWSEVDVVQRTGSTNSDLVDRAAKGEAVEGAVLVAEEQTAGRGRLDRQWTAPPRSGLFFSVLLTPSEVPVARWGWLPLLTGVAVATGLSRAAGVDTALKWPNDVLVTVRGEERKAGGILAERAGDDGVVIGVGINVSLKEKELPVPTAGSVGLAGSVSTDRDPLLRGVLRSLEEWYGKWRAAGGDPEVSGLQKAYAASCATLGRTVRAELPGDRGVVGEAVAVDGDGRLVLATEEGVQEPVGAGDIVHLRPA, via the coding sequence ATGACGCCGCGAGATGCAGCAGAGCCGCAAGAGCCGAACGGCAGCCGTTGGTCGGATCTGGACCGTCCGCCCCTCAATGTCACCGCCCTGCGCCGGGGGCTGGTGCGGGAGGGAGGGCTGTGGTCCGAGGTGGACGTGGTGCAGCGCACCGGCTCCACCAACTCCGACCTCGTGGACCGGGCGGCGAAGGGGGAGGCCGTCGAGGGGGCGGTGCTCGTCGCCGAGGAGCAGACGGCCGGGCGCGGGCGCCTGGACCGGCAGTGGACGGCGCCGCCGCGGTCGGGCCTGTTCTTCTCCGTGCTGCTCACGCCGAGCGAGGTGCCGGTGGCGCGGTGGGGGTGGCTGCCGCTGCTCACGGGCGTGGCGGTGGCTACGGGGCTGTCGCGGGCGGCGGGTGTCGACACGGCCCTGAAGTGGCCGAACGACGTGCTGGTCACGGTCCGGGGAGAGGAGCGCAAGGCCGGGGGGATCCTCGCCGAGCGGGCCGGTGACGACGGGGTCGTGATCGGGGTCGGCATCAATGTCTCGCTGAAGGAGAAGGAGCTGCCGGTGCCGACGGCGGGGTCGGTGGGGCTGGCCGGATCGGTGAGCACGGATCGGGATCCGCTGCTGCGGGGTGTGCTTCGGTCCCTGGAGGAGTGGTACGGGAAGTGGCGTGCGGCCGGGGGTGACCCCGAGGTGAGCGGGCTGCAGAAGGCGTACGCGGCGTCGTGCGCGACGCTCGGGCGGACCGTGCGGGCGGAGCTGCCCGGGGATCGGGGCGTCGTGGGGGAGGCCGTGGCTGTGGATGGGGACGGGCGGTTGGTGCTGGCTACGGAGGAGGGGGTGCAGGAGCCGGTGGGAGCGGGGGACATCGTGCACCTGAGGCCGGCTTGA